The Curtobacterium poinsettiae DNA segment CTGCGGTGCTGCCGGCGGCTTCCGTCGACGGCTCGACGGTACGGCGCGGCGGCGCGGCCTCGAGGTGCACCACGGTCGTGGTCGTCATCTCGTCGAGCAGGTGCGGGCCGTACCCGAACCCGGCGCCCGAGGCGCCGCGGGGCTGGGCGCTGCCGCCCGGAGCGCCACCGAACACGGCGTTCACCTTGACCGTGCCGACGGGCAGCTCGGCCGCGGCACGGAGCGCGTGTGCGGTGTCGTTCGTCAGCACGGTGGCTGCGAGGCCGTAGCGGTCGGCTGCGGCGAGCCGGAGGCCCTCCGCGAAGTCCGAAACGACGCGCACCGGAGCGATCGGGCCGAAGGTCTCCTCGGTCAGCACGAGCATGTCGTCCGAGCAGTCGGCCAGGACGGTCGCCGGGTAGAACGACCCGAGCCCGCCGGGCGTGACGCCGCCGGTCCGGACGGCGGCACCGCGGGCGATCGCGTCGTCGACGTGGTGCTGCACGAGTCCGCGCAGCCGGTCGTCCACGAGCGGCCCGAACTCGGCGGCGGGTGCGGCCGTGCGACGCTCCGCCTCGGCGACGAGCGCGGCGACGAAGGGCTCGGCGACGTCCTGGTGCACGTACACCCGCTCGACGCTGGTGCAGATCTGGCCGGTGTTCGCGAAGGCGCCGAGGGCGACCTGCGCGGCGGCCCACTCCGGGTCGACGTCGGCGTCGACGATGACGGGGTCGTTGCCGCCGTTCTCGCGGACGACGTGGGCGCGGGTGGTCGCGGCCACCTCGCTCAGGCGGTCGCCGGTCGCGGTCGACCCGACGTGCGCGTAGACGTCGATCCCCTCCTGCGCCAGGAGCAGCTCGCCGGTGGTCGCGTCGCCGTCGACGCCGACGAGCACGCCGTCCGGCAGGACCTCGGCGAGCAGCGCGTTGAGTCGGGCGAAGGTCGCCGGGCAGCGTTCGCTGCCCTTGTGCACGACGGTGTTGCCGGTGACGATCGCGGCGCCGAGGATCCCGCACGCCACGGCGACCGGGTCGTTCCACGGCGTCAGGGCGAGCACCACGCCGCGCGGGTGCGGCACCGACCAGTCGGCGGCGCCGAACTGCCCGCGCAGGGCCTCACCGCGGTGCACCGGCCCGAGCTCGGCGTACTGCACGAGCGTGCCGATGCCGGCCTCGACCCCACCGAGCGCGTCGCCGGGCACCTTGCCGGTCTCGCGGGTGTTCAGGTCGGCCAGCTCCTGTGCGTGGGCACGGAGGTGGTCGGCCGCGGCGTGCAGCAGTGCACCGCGTTCGGCCGGCGCGGTCCGGGCCCAGGCACCGGCAGCGGCACGGGCGCGGGCGACGGCGTTGCGGACGTCGTCCTCGGTCGAGCGGCGCACGGTGGACGCGATCGATCCGTTGACGGGGTCGGTCACCACGAGGTCGTCGGCGGCGGGGGGTGCGATCGTCATGGGGTCCTTCCGGAGGCGGGCGGGCCTCTCACGGTGCTCGTGCTCTGCTGTGTGCGGTCACGGCATCGCGCTTCTCGTCCATCCGGGGGCGCTGCTGGGCGTCCGGACGGGTCCGACCGG contains these protein-coding regions:
- a CDS encoding aldehyde dehydrogenase family protein, which translates into the protein MTIAPPAADDLVVTDPVNGSIASTVRRSTEDDVRNAVARARAAAGAWARTAPAERGALLHAAADHLRAHAQELADLNTRETGKVPGDALGGVEAGIGTLVQYAELGPVHRGEALRGQFGAADWSVPHPRGVVLALTPWNDPVAVACGILGAAIVTGNTVVHKGSERCPATFARLNALLAEVLPDGVLVGVDGDATTGELLLAQEGIDVYAHVGSTATGDRLSEVAATTRAHVVRENGGNDPVIVDADVDPEWAAAQVALGAFANTGQICTSVERVYVHQDVAEPFVAALVAEAERRTAAPAAEFGPLVDDRLRGLVQHHVDDAIARGAAVRTGGVTPGGLGSFYPATVLADCSDDMLVLTEETFGPIAPVRVVSDFAEGLRLAAADRYGLAATVLTNDTAHALRAAAELPVGTVKVNAVFGGAPGGSAQPRGASGAGFGYGPHLLDEMTTTTVVHLEAAPPRRTVEPSTEAAGSTAATGSTGAAAAATGPAAAAGATAGSADTVGGTR